The following are from one region of the Desulfobacterales bacterium genome:
- a CDS encoding beta-lactamase family protein, producing the protein MKIYKTSKVPKDLSSVTTYNAYEETMPSEVGMRNDSVKKIWKSVEDLYKTGIYPAVSICIRKNDKIVLKRAIGHLKGNGPDDSPDAEKILVTPDTPFCLFSASKSVTAMLMHLLNQRGLIRMLDPVCHYIPEFGVHGKDKVRISDLICHKAGIPFTPTGTDKNILFNFDLCVKMLCEMKPRFTPGKHAAYHAVTAGFILGEIVKRVTGKNLNEFMRESIQEPLGLRYFNYGAKKEDIKDIAINYNTGFPVFFPASVIAKRSLGVPWEMVADISNEEDFLNCIIPSGNLISTADESSIFYQLLLNKGEINGVKIFNPITIERAVLRSAFVEIDRSLFFPTPYSLGFILGGSPVGIFGPYSEKSFGHLGFSNILCWADPDRNISVAIMSSGKPLFGHHLPLLVKMIYTICSCCK; encoded by the coding sequence ATGAAGATTTATAAAACTTCAAAAGTGCCTAAAGACTTATCATCTGTAACTACTTATAATGCTTATGAAGAAACAATGCCTTCTGAAGTAGGCATGCGTAATGATAGTGTAAAAAAAATATGGAAATCTGTTGAGGATTTATATAAAACTGGAATTTATCCAGCGGTAAGTATCTGTATAAGAAAAAACGATAAAATCGTTTTAAAAAGAGCTATTGGACATTTAAAAGGAAATGGCCCTGACGATTCCCCTGATGCTGAAAAAATTCTTGTTACTCCAGATACTCCATTTTGTCTTTTTTCTGCATCAAAATCTGTAACGGCGATGCTTATGCATTTATTAAATCAAAGAGGCCTTATCCGAATGCTTGATCCTGTGTGCCATTATATACCTGAATTCGGAGTGCATGGAAAAGATAAAGTAAGAATTTCTGACCTTATATGCCATAAAGCTGGTATTCCGTTTACTCCAACTGGAACAGACAAAAATATTCTTTTTAACTTTGACTTATGCGTTAAAATGCTATGTGAAATGAAGCCCCGTTTTACTCCTGGAAAACATGCTGCTTATCATGCTGTAACCGCGGGATTTATATTAGGTGAAATTGTTAAAAGAGTTACAGGAAAAAATTTGAATGAGTTTATGCGCGAATCTATTCAAGAACCTTTAGGTTTAAGATATTTTAATTACGGAGCAAAAAAAGAAGACATAAAGGATATAGCTATAAATTATAATACTGGTTTTCCTGTTTTTTTCCCTGCTTCAGTAATAGCGAAAAGATCTCTTGGAGTTCCATGGGAAATGGTAGCGGATATTTCAAATGAAGAAGATTTTTTAAACTGCATTATTCCATCAGGGAATTTAATTTCCACTGCTGATGAGTCATCTATTTTTTATCAACTTTTATTAAATAAAGGTGAGATTAACGGTGTAAAAATTTTTAATCCTATAACTATTGAAAGGGCGGTTTTAAGATCGGCTTTTGTAGAAATAGACAGATCTCTTTTTTTCCCGACGCCTTATAGCTTAGGTTTTATTTTAGGCGGTTCTCCGGTTGGAATTTTCGGACCTTATAGTGAAAAATCATTCGGACATTTAGGCTTTTCCAATATTCTTTGCTGGGCTGACCCCGATAGAAATATATCTGTTGCAATTATGAGCAGCGGAAAACCTTTATTTGGGCATCATCTTCCATTGTTAGTAAAAATGATATACACTATTTGTTCTTGTTGTAAATAA
- a CDS encoding YkgJ family cysteine cluster protein: MNDIKLITNKHFRFSFNPSACKECKGKCCNGESGTIWVNNKEMENIAKFLNIPIHELISIYLIKINNRFSIKEAKTSKKNYACIFFNNKSNFCSIYPVRPEQCITFPFWDYFKDKIEKILEECPGIITN, translated from the coding sequence ATGAATGATATTAAACTTATAACAAATAAACATTTTAGATTCAGTTTTAACCCGTCTGCCTGCAAAGAGTGCAAAGGTAAGTGTTGTAATGGTGAAAGCGGCACTATTTGGGTTAATAATAAGGAAATGGAGAATATTGCAAAATTTTTAAATATTCCTATACATGAGTTAATATCTATTTATTTAATAAAGATTAATAATAGATTTTCAATCAAGGAAGCAAAGACATCAAAAAAGAATTACGCATGTATTTTTTTTAATAACAAAAGTAATTTTTGCAGTATTTATCCTGTAAGACCTGAGCAATGCATTACATTCCCTTTTTGGGATTATTTTAAAGATAAAATTGAAAAAATTTTAGAAGAATGCCCAGGAATTATAACAAATTAG
- a CDS encoding ABC transporter ATP-binding protein — protein sequence MSIAISIKNLIHHYGNSLILKDISFDINQGDFFVILGPNGSGKTTLLKIISAIEKLKNGQINIFENPIQEYSFRNFAKNIAFVPQSPPSDIPFNVSELVLMGRYPYLGMLGIEEEKDIEIAKQAMEFTKVYHLANRKFNQLSGGECQRVFIAKAICQQPKIMLLDEPTASLDISHQTQIMDLMEELKEKKGITVVMVSHDINLAAMYGNYILLMKNGDIVNQGSPNEVLNYENLEKTYGCVLLVDESPLGKYPRVTLVPKKFIPNRFF from the coding sequence ATGAGTATAGCAATTTCAATAAAAAATTTAATACATCATTATGGAAATTCTTTAATTCTAAAGGATATTTCTTTTGATATTAATCAGGGTGATTTTTTCGTAATTTTAGGGCCAAACGGCTCTGGTAAAACAACATTGCTAAAAATAATTTCAGCAATAGAAAAGCTTAAAAATGGACAAATAAATATTTTTGAAAACCCTATTCAAGAATATTCGTTTAGAAATTTTGCTAAAAATATAGCCTTTGTTCCTCAATCTCCACCATCTGATATTCCATTTAATGTATCTGAATTAGTTCTTATGGGAAGGTATCCATATTTAGGAATGCTTGGAATTGAAGAAGAAAAGGATATAGAAATTGCAAAACAAGCAATGGAATTTACAAAAGTTTATCATCTTGCTAATCGTAAGTTTAATCAATTAAGCGGAGGAGAATGCCAAAGGGTATTCATTGCTAAAGCTATATGTCAGCAGCCTAAAATTATGCTGCTTGACGAACCAACAGCTTCTCTTGATATTTCCCATCAAACCCAAATAATGGACTTAATGGAAGAATTAAAAGAAAAAAAAGGAATTACAGTTGTTATGGTTTCCCATGATATAAATTTAGCAGCAATGTATGGAAATTATATACTCTTAATGAAAAACGGTGATATCGTTAACCAAGGTTCTCCGAATGAAGTTCTGAATTATGAAAACCTTGAAAAAACTTATGGATGCGTTTTGCTTGTAGATGAAAGCCCTCTTGGTAAATATCCTCGAGTTACATTAGTTCCAAAAAAATTTATTCCAAATCGATTTTTTTAA